The Myxocyprinus asiaticus isolate MX2 ecotype Aquarium Trade chromosome 26, UBuf_Myxa_2, whole genome shotgun sequence genome has a window encoding:
- the kbtbd4 gene encoding kelch repeat and BTB domain-containing protein 4 gives MESGEDGGVSVGGPSGEENYFQGYTFTDRSHSSRVVKSIMDLCLEDGLFADVTITVDSKEFQLHRLVLSAQSSFFRSMFTSNLREAFDRNIELKDISAPVFQSLVDYIYHGTIKLRVDDLQDTYEMADMYQLTALFEECSRFLSRTVDVKNCLQVMWLADRHSDQELYTAAKHCAKIHLVQLHQTDEFLNLPLCLLLDIIKDGVPSSQNPTGAIQSWINHNKVEREEYSDMLLDSLKEIGEKVHIYLIGKEDTRTHSLAVSLHCDEDDAISVSGQNSLCHQITAACKHGGDLYVVGGSIPRRMWKCNMHTMDWERCAPLPRDRLHHTLVSVSSEDAIYSLGGKTLQDSLSNAVIYYTVQDNIWTETSQLDTAVSGAAGVNLEGTIYLLGGEENDMDFFTKPSRLIQCFDTATQRCQTKPYMLPFAGCMHATAHKDLIFVVAEGDSLVCYNPLLDSFTRLRFPEVWSCVPSLWKVASCNGCIYVFRDKCKKGDANTLKLNPVTSVVSVIKGIKILLTNWQFVLA, from the exons ATGGAGTCCGGCGAGGATGGGGGTGTCAGTGTTGGAGGTCCATCAGGGGAAGAGAACTACTTCCAGGGCTACACCTTCACCGATCGCTCCCATTCCAGTCGTGTTGTAAAGAGCATCATGGACTTGTGTCTGGAGGATGGTCTGTTTGCAGACGTCACCATCACTGTGGACAGCAAAGAGTTCCAGCTTCACCGCCTGGTGCTCTCGGCTCAGAGCAGTTTCTTCAGGTCTATGTTCACTTCTAATCTTAGAGAAGCTTTTGATCGCAATATTGAGCTGAAGGATATCAGTGCGCCTGTCTTCCAGTCGCTGGTGGACTACATCTATCATGGTACGATCAAACTAAGGGTTGATGATCTTCAGGACACCTATGAGATGGCTGATATGTATCAGCTTACTGCCCTATTTGAGGAGTGCTCTCGCTTCCTGTCACGCACTGTGGATGTAAAGAACTGCCTGCAG GTAATGTGGTTGGCGGACAGACACAGTGACCAGGAGTTGTACACGGCTGCCAAGCACTGTGCAAAGATTCACCTTGTTCAGCTGCACCAGACAGATGAGTTCCTGAACTTGCCATTGTGTCTTCTTTTGGACATCATTAAAG ACGGTGTGCCAAGCTCTCAAAATCCAACTGGAGCAATTCAGTCTTGGATAAATCACAACAAAGTTGAGCGAGAGGAGTATTCTGATATGCTCCTAGACagcttaaag gAGATTGGTGAAAAGGTGCACATTTACCTAATTGGGAAGGAAGATACGCGCACACACTCACTGGCAGTGTCTCTTCATTGTGATGAGGACGATGCCATCAGCGTGAGTGGCCAGAACAGCCTGTGTCACCAGATCACAGCTGCATGCAAGCACGGGGGTGACCTGTACGTTGTTGGGGGCTCCATACCACGTCGCATGTGGAAATGCAACATGCACACTATGGACTGGGAGCGCTGCGCCCCTCTTCCCCGGGACCGTCTCCACCACACATTAGTGTCTGTGTCCTCAGAGGATGCCATATACTCCTTGGGAGGCAAGACCCTCCAGGACAGTCTCTCCAATGCTGTCATTTATTACACAGTACAGGACAACATATGGACAGAGACCTCTCAATTAGACACAGCTGTCTCGGGTGCAGCAGGAGTCAATTTGGAAGGCACAATTTACCTTTTGGGTGGGGAGGAAAATGATATGGACTTCTTTACCAAACCGTCTCGCCTTATCCAGTGCTTTGACACAGCCACTCAGAGATGCCAAACCAAGCCCTATATGTTGCCTTTTGCTGGATGCATGCATGCCACTGCCCATAAGGACCTTATCTTTGTGGTGGCAGAGGGCGACTCTTTGGTATGCTATAACCCACTGCTGGACAGCTTCACCCGTTTGCGGTTCCCTGAAGTGTGGAGTTGCGTGCCGTCTCTATGGAAAGTAGCCAGCTGCAATGGGTGCATTTATGTTTTTAGAGACAAGTGCAAGAAAGGTGATGCAAACACTCTAAAGTTGAACCCTGTCACATCAGTTGTTTCAGTGATCAAGGGAATCAAAATCCTCCTCACAAACTGGCAGTTTGTTTTGGCCTGA
- the rapsn gene encoding 43 kDa receptor-associated protein of the synapse gives MIIFMRDFVVEMGQDQTKQQIEKGLRLYQSNDTEKALYVWMKVLRKTSDPGGKFRVLGCLITAHSEMGKYKEMLQYSLAQISTAREMEDPDYLTEGYLNLARSNEKLCEFQKTVSYCETCLNMQGTTVSLQLNGQVCLSMGNAYLGLSIFQKALVSYEKALRYAHNNDDKMLECRVCCSLGNFYIQLKDYEKALFFPCKAAELVNDYGKGWSLKYRAMSQYHMSVAYRKLMRLPDAMECCEESMKIALQHGDRPLQALCLFNFADIHRCQKDVDKAFPRYESSMCIMSEIGNRLGQAYIYVGVGKCWVLQKEYDKALDSLQRAHDLAEAIGNKLCILKVHSLCESIYRCKEKQDELREQVVKFLQCVEELELYCGMCGESIGEKNQQLQALPCSHIFHLKCLQTNGTKGCPKCHRSSVKLGFV, from the exons ATGATTATTTTTATGAGGGACTTTGTCGTAGAAATGGGTCAGGACCAAACCAAACAGCAGATTGAGAAGGGATTGAGGCTGTACCAGTCTAATGATACAGAAAAGGCATTATATGTCTGGATGAAAGTGTTAAGGAAGACATCTGATCCTGGGGGGAAGTTTCGAGTCTTAGGGTGTCTGATCACAGCACATTCAGAAATGGGGAAATATAAAGAGATGCTACAG TACTCCCTAGCTCAGATAAGCACGGCCAGAGAGATGGAAGACCCGGATTACTTGACAGAAGGCTACCTAAACTTGGCACGCAGCAATGAGAAGCTTTGTGAATTCCAGAAAACTGTCTCATATTGCGAGACCTGCTTAAATATGCAGGGAACCACTGTTAGCCTACAGCTCAATGGGCAAGTGTGTCTGAGCATGGGCAATGCCTATCTGGGCCTTAGCATCTTCCAAAAGGCTTTGGTCAGCTACGAGAAGGCCCTGCGATATGCTCACAACAATGACGACAAGATGCTGGAGTGCAGGGTTTGTTGCAGTTTGGGCAACTTCTACATCCAGCTTAAG GATTATGAAAAAGCACTCTTCTTTCCTTGCAAAGCAGCTGAACTTGTAAATGACTATGGTAAGGGGTGGAGTCTAAAGTACCGTGCAATGAGCCAGTACCACATGTCGGTGGCCTACAGGAAACTAATGCGCTTGCCAGATGCAATGGAATGCTGTGAG GAATCAATGAAGATTGCATTGCAGCATGGAGATCGGCCTCTTCAGGCATTGTGTCTGTTTAACTTTGCTGATATCCATCGCTGTCAAAAAGATGTTGAT AAAGCATTCCCTCGGTATGAGTCCTCCATGTGTATAATGTCAGAAATTGGCAACCGACTTGGACAAGCTTACATCTATGTAGGAGTGGGGAAGTGCTGGGTTCTGCAGAAGGAATATGATAAG GCTCTGGACTCATTGCAACGAGCACATGATCTGGCTGAGGCAATTGGAAATAAG CTGTGTATTCTGAAGGTGCACAGCCTGTGTGAAAGCATCTACCGCTGTAAGGAGAAGCAGGACGAGTTGAGAGAGCAGGTGGTGAAGTTCCTGCAGTGTGTGGAAGAACTGGAGCTCTACTGTGGCATGTGTGGGGAGTCTATCGGAGAGAAGAACCAGCAGCTTCAGGCCTTGCCCTGTTCTCACATTTTTCACCTCAA GTGTCTGCAGACAAATGGCACAAAGGGCTGCCCGAAATGTCATCGCTCATCTGTGAAGCTGGGTTTTGTATGA